DNA from Desulfarculus baarsii DSM 2075:
ACGGAATCACCCACGGCCGTGGTCGGGGCCAGGCTGATGTCGACCACGCCGAAGTTCACGCCCAGGCGCTTGGCCAGCTCGCGGCCGACCAACTCGCCAGCCCGGGTGATCTTGAACACCGTGCGCCTGATCACCTCGCTGAGCATGGTCAGATCGCAATCGGGGTGCTTTTCGACCACGGCCCGCACCACGCCGGGGCCGCTGATGCCCACGTTGAGGGCCGTGTCGCCCTCTTGCGCGCCGTGGAAGGCCCCGGCCATGAAGGGGTTGTCGGAGGGCGCGTTGGCAAAGGCCACGAACTTGGCGCAGGCCAGGCCCAGGGGCGCGGCGGCGGCCATGGCCTTGAGGATGTGGCCCAGGCGGGCGATGGCGTCCATGTTCATGCCGGCGCTGGTGCTGGCCAGGTTCAAAAATCCGCACAAACGCTGGGTGGAGCCCAGGGCCTGGGGCAGGGCCTCCATCAGCCGGCGATCGGCCTTGGTGGCGCCCTTTTCCACCAGCGCGCCAAAGCCGCCCACGAAATCGACCCCGGCCCGGCAGGCCCCGCGATCGATGGCCTGGGCCAAAACCACCGGCGCCTCGTCGTGGGGGCAGGCCTCCAGCAACCAGGCCGCCGGGGTGATCGACAGCCGCTTGTTGACGATGGGCACGCCAAAGGAGTCACTGATGCGGCTGGCCTCGTCCACCAGCCGCCGGCCCATGTCGGCCAGGCGACCGGCCACGGCCGCCGACATGCGCTCAATGTCGCGGTCGATCAAATCCTTGAGGTTGACGCCCAGGGTCACCGCGCGGATGTCGAAGTTGTCGAAGAGGATCATGCCGGCCGTTTCGAGGGCCTCTTGCAAGCCGATAGCCATCCGCGCCTCTCAAACCCTGTGCATGGCCTTGATCACGGCCTCGCTGTGTAGCATGATCGTCAGGCCCAGGCGCTCGCCAAGCTGCTCCAACGCGCCGCGCAGGCCCGAAGGCCCCAGCTTGGAGTCGCCGATGTCGACGAGCATGGTCATGACGAAGGTGCCGTCCATGACCTTTTGCTGGACGTCGACGATGTTGCAGTCCTGCTCGAACAACAGGCCGCTGACCCGGGCGATGATGCCCTTTTGGTCGCCGCCCATCACCACCAAAAATACCCGTTCGTTTTTCATGGCTTTCGTCTTTGGCCCTCGGGCCCGGCAAGGACGCTCTGGCCGTGGGGACAGTGGGGCGCCAGGGCGCACTGGCCGCAACGGGGCTTGCGGGCCGGGCAGACCTGGCGGCCGTGCAGGATCATCTGGTGGCTGAACAATGTCCAACGCTCCTCGGGGATGATCTCCATCAGTTGTTGTTCGATCTTGTCGGGGTCGGCCTGATCGCTGAGGCCCAACAAACCGGCCAGGCGCTTGACGTGGGTGTCGACGGTTATGCCCGGCACGCCAAAGGCGTTGCCCAAGACTACGTTGGCCGTCTTGCGGCCCACGCCGGGCAGGCCCGTCAGGTCATCCATCGCGGCGGGAACCTGCCCGCCGTGGCGCTCGAGCACCGCCCTGGCCGCGCCGATGATCGCCTTGGCCTTGTTGCGAAAAAAGCCGGTGGAGCGGATAACCTCCTCGACCTGGGCCTGATCGGCCGCCGCCGCCTGGGCCGGGCCGGGCCAGCGCGCGAAGAACTCGGGCGTGACCATGTTGACCCGCTCGTCGGTGCATTGGGCCGAAAGGATCGTGGCCACCAGCAACTGCCAGGCGTCGGCGAAGCGCAGGGCGCATTGGGCCGCCGGGTAGAGCTTGTCCAACTCGGCCAGGATGGCCGCCACCCGCTGGGGTTGGGGCCTTGACCAGGCCTTGTCCGCGCCCCGCGCCGCCACGCCTATTTCTCCAGCACTTCGGCCTTTTCGATGACCACCGACTCCAGGGGCACGTCGGAGTGATGGCCCTTGTTGCCGGTCTTGACCGCGCCGATTTTGTCGACCACGTCCTGGCCCTCGACGACCTTGCCAAAGACGGCGTAACCCCAGCCGTCGGGCGTCTTGGCGGTGTGGTCGAGGAACTCGTTGTCGGCCAGATTGATGAAGAACTGGCAGGTGGCGCTGTCGGGGATCTGGGTGCGGGCCATGGACAGGCTGTAGTGGGTGTTCTTCAGGCCGTTGTCGGCCTCGTTCTTGATGGGCTTGTCGGTGGCCTTCATGCCCATGTCGGCGCGCAGGCCGCCGCCCTGGATCACGAAGCCGGGCACCACGCGGTGAAAGACCGTGCCGGCGTAATGGCCCTTGTTGACGTAATTAAGAAAGTTCTGCACCGTGATCGGGGCCTTGTCGGGGTAAAGCTCGATTACGATGTCGCCCATGCTGGTGGTGAATTTGACCATCGGATTTTCTCCCTGCCGGACCTGGGCCGAGGCCACGCCGGCGCTGATGCAAAAGGCCGCGACAACGGCCGCCAGAATCGCCAGGCCCAAGCGGCGGGCCAGGGAATTTCGCCTCATTTTCGCTCCCCCGTCAAAGTGCGGCCGGCGGTCGGATGAGCCGCCGGCCAGCAAAGTATAACAAACGCTCGGGGCCAACGCCCGGCGAGCGATCAAAATTCCTCGAACCCCTCCAACTCGACGCCCTCGAAGAAATCGTCCGACGACGAGGCCTTGGCCGCCGATTTGGCCGGAGCGGCCTTGGCCGCCGGCTTGGCGGCTGGTTTGGCCGCTGGGCGATGGGTCATCGGCCGCGCGGCCGCCACCGGGGCCGGCTTGGTCGGCTTTTTCTTGGCCGCCGCCAAAGGCTGGCCCTCGAAATTGACCTTGAAGCCGGCCATCTGCTGGCGCATCACATCGGCGGCCGAGGCCATCTCCTCGCTGGCCGAAGCGGCCTCCTCGACCAAGGCGGCGTTTTGCTGCACGCCCTGGTCCATCTGGGCCACGGCCTTGTTGACTTCCTCGATGCCCATGGCCTGCTCTTGGATGGCCGCGTCGATCTCGCCGGCGATGTCGGCCACGTTCTGAACGTTGGCGATGATCTCGGTCAGCAGTCGGCCGCTCTCGGTGACCAGTTGATTGCCCTGTTCGACCTTGACCACGCTATCGGTGATCAGCCCCTGAATCTCCTTGGCCGCGGTGGCGCTACGCCCGGCCAGGTTGCGCACTTCTCCGGCCACCACGGCGAAGCCACGGCCGGCCTCGCCAGCCCGGGCCGCCTCCACGGCGGCGTTGAGGGCCAGCAGATTGGTCTGGAAGGCGATCTCGTTGACGACGTTGATAATCTCGCTGATCTTCTTGCTGGATTCGCTGACGGCGGCCATGGCCTCGATGGTCCGCTGGACGACCTGCCCGCCCTCCTGGGCCATGTGGGCGGTTTTCTGGGCCATCTGGTTGGCCTGGCGGGCGTGGTCGGCCTCCTGCTTGACCGAGCTGGTCATTTCTTCCATGGCGCTGGCCGTCTCCTCGATGGCCGAGGCCTGCTGCTGCACCCGCTCGCTGAGATCCTGGTTGCCCTGGCTGATCTCCATGGTCGATTGGCTGACCACGTCGGTGGACTGGCGCACCTGGACGATGATGTCGTGGAGCTTTTCCACGAAACGGTTGAATTCGGCGGCCAACACGCCGATCTCGTCCTTGGACATGACCTCCATGCGGGCGGTCAGGTCGCCCTGGCCTTGGGCGATGTCCTTGATCATGGCCACGGTCTTTTTCAGCGGCGTGGTCACAGAGCGGGCCAACATCAGGCTGGCCAGCACGGTAAGGGCGAAAATAATGGCCACCACGCCCACGATGATCATCGTCAGATGGCCGATCTGCTCCTCCACGTCGTCAACGTAGATGCCGCTGCCCACCAGCCACTGCCAGGCGGGGATGGCCTGGATGTAGGAGACCTTGTCCACCGCCTTGTCGGCGCCGGGCTTGGTCCATTTGTAATCGACAAAGCCCTTGCCCGCCGACTTGGCCAGGCTGACCATCTCGGCGAAAAAGGCCTTGCCGTCGGCGTCCTTGATGCCAGCGGTCGGCTTGCCGATCAAATCCTTGCTGAACGGATGCATCAACATCACGCCGTCAAGGTCGTTGATCCAGAAATAGTCGTTGGTTTCGTAGCGCAGCTCGCGCAGCACGTCCAGGGTCATTTTCTGGGCCTGATCCCTGGTCAGTTTGCCGTCGGCCTCCTGTTTGACGAAGTATTCGGCCACCGAGACCGCCGTCTCCACCACGTGACGGGTTTTGAGCCGTTTTTCGTCGTAGATGGAGTCGGACACCTTGGGGATGACCCAGACATAAGTCAGGGCCATGACCATGGCCGCGCCCAGGGCCAGGGTGACGATTTTCGCGCCCA
Protein-coding regions in this window:
- a CDS encoding PFL family protein; protein product: MAIGLQEALETAGMILFDNFDIRAVTLGVNLKDLIDRDIERMSAAVAGRLADMGRRLVDEASRISDSFGVPIVNKRLSITPAAWLLEACPHDEAPVVLAQAIDRGACRAGVDFVGGFGALVEKGATKADRRLMEALPQALGSTQRLCGFLNLASTSAGMNMDAIARLGHILKAMAAAAPLGLACAKFVAFANAPSDNPFMAGAFHGAQEGDTALNVGISGPGVVRAVVEKHPDCDLTMLSEVIRRTVFKITRAGELVGRELAKRLGVNFGVVDISLAPTTAVGDSVGQILESMGLEKVGAPGTTAALALLIDAVKRGGAMASGNVGGLSGTFIPVSEDLAMIDAVECGALGLEKLEAMTAVCSVGLDMFAVPGDVEPATLSAIIADELSIGVANNKTTGVRMIPAPGTKPGDSVDFGGLLGRAPVMAVNRFSGAKFIGRGGRMPAPITALRN
- a CDS encoding ACT domain-containing protein, producing the protein MKNERVFLVVMGGDQKGIIARVSGLLFEQDCNIVDVQQKVMDGTFVMTMLVDIGDSKLGPSGLRGALEQLGERLGLTIMLHSEAVIKAMHRV
- the nth gene encoding endonuclease III, whose translation is MAARGADKAWSRPQPQRVAAILAELDKLYPAAQCALRFADAWQLLVATILSAQCTDERVNMVTPEFFARWPGPAQAAAADQAQVEEVIRSTGFFRNKAKAIIGAARAVLERHGGQVPAAMDDLTGLPGVGRKTANVVLGNAFGVPGITVDTHVKRLAGLLGLSDQADPDKIEQQLMEIIPEERWTLFSHQMILHGRQVCPARKPRCGQCALAPHCPHGQSVLAGPEGQRRKP
- a CDS encoding peptidylprolyl isomerase, coding for MRRNSLARRLGLAILAAVVAAFCISAGVASAQVRQGENPMVKFTTSMGDIVIELYPDKAPITVQNFLNYVNKGHYAGTVFHRVVPGFVIQGGGLRADMGMKATDKPIKNEADNGLKNTHYSLSMARTQIPDSATCQFFINLADNEFLDHTAKTPDGWGYAVFGKVVEGQDVVDKIGAVKTGNKGHHSDVPLESVVIEKAEVLEK
- a CDS encoding methyl-accepting chemotaxis protein, with product MSFSIGKSMGAKIVTLALGAAMVMALTYVWVIPKVSDSIYDEKRLKTRHVVETAVSVAEYFVKQEADGKLTRDQAQKMTLDVLRELRYETNDYFWINDLDGVMLMHPFSKDLIGKPTAGIKDADGKAFFAEMVSLAKSAGKGFVDYKWTKPGADKAVDKVSYIQAIPAWQWLVGSGIYVDDVEEQIGHLTMIIVGVVAIIFALTVLASLMLARSVTTPLKKTVAMIKDIAQGQGDLTARMEVMSKDEIGVLAAEFNRFVEKLHDIIVQVRQSTDVVSQSTMEISQGNQDLSERVQQQASAIEETASAMEEMTSSVKQEADHARQANQMAQKTAHMAQEGGQVVQRTIEAMAAVSESSKKISEIINVVNEIAFQTNLLALNAAVEAARAGEAGRGFAVVAGEVRNLAGRSATAAKEIQGLITDSVVKVEQGNQLVTESGRLLTEIIANVQNVADIAGEIDAAIQEQAMGIEEVNKAVAQMDQGVQQNAALVEEAASASEEMASAADVMRQQMAGFKVNFEGQPLAAAKKKPTKPAPVAAARPMTHRPAAKPAAKPAAKAAPAKSAAKASSSDDFFEGVELEGFEEF